The proteins below are encoded in one region of Bremerella sp. P1:
- a CDS encoding DUF1559 domain-containing protein: MRISTSKPRNISFLDLRSIVHREPYGGRSSLACLKRFGFTLVELLVAIAIIGVLIGLLLPAVMQSREAARKIQCQNNLRQIGLATILFEDTHGLYPPARIFPRQGDPVDLTCGGDQPSWFARILPFIEQREAARQWDLLKPYSEQTSDAAYNVVSTFLCPSRRDASNARVPDTEEVLTLPCGCSGGIIQVRGGAVGDYAGNHGDFTGGSTGSPQDYWQGGNGTGILISSRGLCKLGELHGWIDKIRPKDVIDGLSNTALAGEMHIPMGRLSQAPENGAMYNGEDLVAFARIGGPGIPLARDPRDTTIAIRGFGSWHPGVCHFTFADGSTKSLSNQIDTVTLGQFTNRANP, encoded by the coding sequence TTGCGTATCTCAACTTCAAAACCAAGAAACATCTCGTTTCTCGATCTTCGATCTATCGTCCACCGTGAGCCTTACGGCGGGCGTTCGTCATTGGCTTGTCTCAAGCGGTTCGGATTTACGCTTGTCGAATTGCTGGTCGCCATTGCGATCATCGGGGTGCTGATCGGCCTGCTTCTGCCAGCCGTGATGCAGTCTCGAGAGGCCGCTCGCAAGATCCAATGCCAAAATAATCTGCGTCAAATTGGCCTGGCAACGATCCTATTCGAAGACACCCATGGTCTTTATCCACCGGCCCGTATCTTTCCCAGGCAAGGGGATCCTGTCGATCTGACCTGTGGTGGCGATCAGCCATCCTGGTTTGCCCGAATCCTTCCGTTCATTGAGCAGCGTGAAGCCGCGCGGCAGTGGGACCTGCTCAAGCCCTACTCGGAGCAGACTTCCGATGCGGCCTACAACGTTGTCTCCACATTTTTATGCCCATCGCGACGAGATGCTTCCAACGCTAGAGTGCCTGACACCGAGGAGGTGCTTACCCTTCCATGTGGCTGCAGTGGCGGCATTATCCAAGTACGCGGCGGTGCGGTGGGTGATTACGCTGGCAACCACGGTGATTTCACCGGAGGATCGACCGGCAGCCCTCAAGACTACTGGCAAGGGGGCAATGGCACAGGGATTCTGATTTCTAGCCGCGGTCTATGCAAACTCGGAGAACTGCACGGTTGGATTGATAAGATCCGACCCAAAGATGTTATAGATGGCTTGAGCAACACCGCCTTGGCCGGGGAAATGCACATCCCCATGGGGCGTCTCTCTCAGGCTCCCGAGAATGGTGCCATGTACAACGGCGAGGACCTGGTCGCGTTTGCCCGGATCGGCGGGCCCGGCATCCCTTTGGCACGTGATCCGAGAGATACGACCATCGCCATTCGGGGATTTGGAAGTTGGCACCCAGGCGTCTGCCATTTCACGTTCGCTGATGGATCGACCAAATCGTTATCGAACCAGATCGACACGGTAACGCTGGGTCAGTTCACGAATCGAGCCAATCCATGA